DNA sequence from the Colletotrichum destructivum chromosome 9, complete sequence genome:
CTTTCTAACCTCCAGTTCCACGTTGTTGGGCAGTTCGGGAAGCGTACTGAGTTGTCCCTCGATTTCGCCGAGCCGTGCCTGGACCTTTTGTTTGATGAAAGGCAAGCTGCCAATGGTTAGCTTCGCGTGCCAGGTacagcagcaggaggaaTCAGGAAAATTGGGGAGGATAGGGGCTGTCTTACTTCTTGGCAAATTCCTTGCCCAACTTCTCCGAAAGAGCAGTCTTGAGCTTCTCCACACCGCTTCGGGGGCGAAAGATGTGGAAGTCTTCCGGCCAACGCTCGCTGCCATTCTGGTGAAAAAGAGCATCCTCCCAGCGCTGCTGCTCGTCCAAGTTCTTGTCGGAAGGGCGAGACGTTATGAAGAATTCATGGCCAATCTTGTGGCGCTCACCGAGCAGCATCGAAATCCACTGGTTATAGTTGCCTTCGGGCAGAAGGTCGGCCTTGGTCATTACGCCAATGGTTCGATCCTGAGCACGAAGGTCGCGGATAATAGACAGCGTGGAAGACGTCTCAGGATCGACATTCATCGGCACGGCCCAGATGATGAGGGCACCGGCATGCGAGATGTACTGACGCGCCAGGTTCTCAACGACCGACACAAGATACTCGTCCTCCTCTCGGGCCGAGTTGCGGAAGATGCCCGGCATATCGTAGAAAGACAAGTCGGGCAGGTCGGGTCCTTTgatctcgagggcgacggtgTTGGGGCTGAACTTTGCCAAGGTCCTCTcagcctcgtcgtcaaggagacTCTGCTTCGTGATAGCGCCCGTACCAGGGATGTAAAGCTGGTGATTCTGGTCGTGGTTCAGGATGGCGATCTGGGCCCATTTCAGGACCGTGTCAATGTCGGACTGGTCGTAGATAGTCATGAACTCCTTCACGACACGTGGTTGCTTAACCCACGGCGGGAAAGGGTTCTCTGCCGTGACATGAGCTTTTGTGAGGTTGTAGTTGGGCGGGGGTCGAAAGGCGTAGTCTTGTTGGAGAGAGACACGGCAAGACCACTCAGGTCCACCACGGTCCCGAGCGCCGCTTCGAGAGACGCGGATGTGGATGGGGCATCGGGTGCAGACCCCTTCGCTTCGCGGCAGGTTGAGACCAGCGAGACCCGACATGAGACTGGACTTGCCGGCGGACTGGTCGCCGACCAGGACGAGTTGCGGAAGTGCGACATCGTGAGAGACGCCGAGTTGCTGGAGTTCACCAAGGGTATCGTTGAAAATCTTAACCTTGGCGCCGATGTCGCGGAACGACCCATCGAGGAACGAGTCGTTCTGCATAGTGACGACGGGAGGATCCATGTCTCGATTTCTGACTTGCAGAAGAACCGGCTCGCTCTCGTCAAAAGTGGGATTGGTCAACGCCGTCTGCACGGAGTTGAGGCCCTGGTTGTTCCGGACCGAGATTGAGGCTGTGAAAGTGTTAGACACATGAAAGCGAGAGACGGGCAAAGGGGAATAACTCACGAGCGTCGGATCGCAGGAAAGACTGGTTGACATCGATGGGTGCGGCGTACGAGCTAGTTTGGTCTCGGGTCTGTTCTGGAGAGCCGTTGTATGTGTTGGTGACGGAAGGtgagtgagagggagagggagagggattGTTGCGGTGGTGAGGGTTGTGATGGCGGAGGGCGCCAGGTTCAGATTTGATGGGCTGGTTGCCTCGAGCAGCTCTTGCCTTGGTCATACTGGGCAAAGAGTGAAGCAATagagacaacaacaaaagtGGTAAGTGGTATGGAAGAAGGGGTTTTATAAGAGGAAAagggtcgaggaggaaggccAGGCGGTGGGGTTGGTTTGGAGTTGGTTGAAAAGAGAGACAAAGGGCCAATTGGCGACCCAGACTACCCTGAGGTAGGCAACGAGAAATGAGGTAGAAGCCGGGTAAGTGAGAGAGCGAGTGAAGGAGAAGTGAGACAGCGGAATTGTAAGTGAGATAGAGAGGGCAGAAGTAAGAGTGGAAGTGAAGCtcaagaaggggagggaaggagcTTCGGGGAGCTTCAAAGCTTTAAGAGCTCTTTCCTCGTTTGGGTGACCTGAGCAACGTGAGGTCTCCACGCTCCGGAGGCTCACCTGAAAGTGGTTGTCAGTGTTAGGCAGGACTTGTGTGGCAGCCAGGTCGCCATCGTTTTCACTCGGAAAAAAGCTGCCGGCAACAGCATGAATCCCTCTCAAGGCAACAGAGAATATCAGTGCAGGTGTAGCCACTTTCTATTTGGTTTCCTGGACTTGCTGCTGGTGCATTATCGCGATATGTCTGGCGAGGTCAAGTACCTGCTATCACAGGCTATTGCAAACTGGAGCGAGCGAGGTGCATCGCTGGTTGCTGTGCAGGCAGGGATGTCATGGGCCTCAGGGGGCGCAAAAGAATGGCTGGCAGTGGAGCTGGGCTGCGACGATCCCACGGCATAGAGCAGGACGCGACTTGGTACCTGTTGGAGCTCTCCTGGATGCACAGCTGCCTGCTGTATTTTGCGCGAGATAAGTGCTTCTTCACCTGGTCAACCAAGTCACTGTTTGCCTCTGTGACACCCCCCTCGTCGCGTGTGCTGCCTGCTTTACACGCTCTCGACACGGTCGTGTACCGACGCGTAAATTGGCTTGGTTTGGTTCTATTGGAGAAGCTCGATTGCCCCTTGCAGCCCAATTGGTCCCCAACCCTCCAATGATGAAACTTCCATGAGGGAGGATGATGAGTGAATCGGGAATTGTACATTTCATAAATCTAACAGCCGAAGACCATACTGTAATAGAGGCAATTACCCTGCTCAATAGATGAAAAAAAAACTACCTCCTGCCTCTCAATCCTGGCCCAAATGAACAATGTACAGGCAAATGCAATGAAAGCATGCTGAAATAAGAAAAAATAGCCTTTGACACACGAATGGGATGCAGAGCTCATCGCATGTGTTCCCTAGCCATGTGGCCAGCTGAGGCTGGTTCCCACCCACTGGAGGAATCCATCTCCCCCGCACAGGGTCCTACAGATAAAAGATACATCAACCTCAGTCTCTGCACAAGCACAACACAAAGTCTTCCAATAACAGAGGAAATGACCTTCCGCCACATCTGGACACTGCACAAGCCACCACCTAGCAGCCCCTCATGAACCCCTGCCAGCGCATTCCCAGCTTGCGCCTGTGAATTGATTATTCTTGGCTTGGGACCTCAAGGTTAGGTGAACTTCTCAGGGGGCATCCTTTTTCCTCCTCTGATTTCACGAAGCGGTGACGTTGCAATCAGCAATCAGCAATCAGCAGCACCTCGATAACAACAGCAGCGACCTCCAGCGACCTCAACCCATAACCACCCACTCTGACATTATTCTTTCCTCCCTCACCACCTCAACTCTTCCCCTGCAACCCAGTTGCAACCCAAATCATGTCGCTGCAGGTCCCCTACCGAGGAAAGGCGTCTAGAGAGGCTGCCACCAAGGCCGTTATTCTGGTATGAAcaccttttctctttctgctGTCGCATGCCGCTTCTTGACCGTGCGGCGCATGCATCTCCAAAAACCTCCTGCCCCCGCCCTtgttcccctcccctcccacaGAAAGCGAAGTTGCGCTGCCTTGTCCTCTGCAAACAGCCACAAGCTAACCAAAGCACTTTGGGTAATCTCTAGGTCGGCGGCCCTTCCCGTGGCACTCGATTCCGTCCCCTTTCTCTCGACGTTCCCAAGCCCCTCTTCGAAGTCGCCGGCCACCCCATCATCTGGCACTGCCTGGCCGCTATCGACCGGGTCCCTGGCAAGGAGATCACCGAGgtcctcatcatcggctACTATGACGAGACTGTCTTCCGCGACTTCATCAAGGATGCCGCCAGCGAGTTCCCCGAACTGACCATCAAGTATCTGCGCGAATACGAGGCTCTCGGCACTGCTGGCGGCCTCTACCACTTCCGCGATGCCATCCTCAAGGGCCACCCCGAGCGCCTCTTCGTCCTGAACGCCGACGTCTGCTGttccttccccctccccgagaTGCTCCAGCTCTTCCATGACAAgaacgccgaggccgtcattTTGGGAACTCGCGTCTccaacgacgccgccaccaacTTTGGCTGCATCGTCAGCGACGCCCACACCCGCCGTGTCCTTCACTACGTCGAGAAGCCCGAGTCGCAAATCAGCAACCTCATCAACTGCGGCGTCTACCTCTTCTCTACTGACGCCATCTTCCCCTCCATCAAGACCGCCATCAAGCGCCGTACCGACCGCCCCTCCCGCCTCATGTCCTACCCGAGCTCCGAGAACCTCGAGAGCAgcttcatcatcaccgacgaagacgacgaggagcgcaAGAACCAGGTCATCCGCCTCGAGCAGGACATCCTCGGTGACTTCGCCGACACGaagtccttcttcgtctACGAGACCAAGGACTTCTGGCGCCAGATCAAGACGGCCGGCTCCGCCGTCCCCGCCAACGCCCTCTACCTGCAGAAGGCCTGGCAGACCGGCTCAaaggagctcgccgagcccaGCGCCAACATCATCCCCCCCGTCTTCATTCACCCCACCGCCCATGTCGACCCCACCGCGAAGCTGGGCCCCAACGTCTCCATCGGCCCCCGTGTCCACgtcggccccggcgcccgcatcaaggaggccgtcgtcctcgaggactCGGAGATCAAGCACGATTCGTGCGTCCTCTACTCTATCATTGGCTGGGGAAGCCGCGTCGGTGCTTGGGCCCGTGTCGAAGGCACCCCGACCCCCGTCGGCAGTCACACGACGAGCATCATCAAGAAcggcgtcaaggtccagagCATCACCATTCTCGGCAAGGACTGCGGTGTCGGCGATGAGATCCGCGTGCAGAACTGTGTCTGCCTGCCGTTTAAGGAGTTGAAGAGAGTGGGTTATCTCCTGTTCTCAATTGCGTCGACATCTCTTACTGACTCGCATCTAGGACGTTGCAAACGAAGTCATCATGTAAGCTGGCAGGTTTGGAGTACGTTGGATGTGGTGAGGATAACGAACGACGTAATAAGGAAAGGATTTGCATTGGGGTCAGATAAAGCTCCATCAGTCTTCATAGATGCATGCGTCTTTGGTCACAAAAAGCACAAGTCGAATTCAGCCAAGTTAAGAGCATTTCAAATCGCTTGGTTACTTTCCCGTGAGATGAGGACCTAGTCTAGTGATGATTGTTGAACAGATGTAAGTGATTCTTCTCTATGAAGGACGGCAGGAGGCATTAGCCGAGGAAAAAGTCATGTGACATTGAGGAAAAAACAAAAACGAAAAAACCTCTGACTAGGCAGGAGATCGAACAATGCGAGCCAAGGACGGGCCAGCGAGAATCGAGCCGGCGGGAACGAGAGCTTCAGCACCAATTGACCACCTACCTAGTCTGTTGCAAGACGTGATGAATAGACGACTGACATAGGATACACTCGCGCTGCGTCCCCTTCCGGCAAATGTTGAGCATGCTTATTGAGGCTGAAGCCAACCTGGCGAACTATTTTACCAATTTCGTACAGCCAGCATTTTGAAACATCGCTCCAGAGTAGCTAATCATCAAATCTGAATCTAACGCCACCTCAAAGCTTTGTAACTACTTTAGAAGCACACAAGGCAATGCAATCAGCACCGGTATTTCATATTGACCGAGCCCAGAAACTTTTCGCGTGAGGATATCATAGATACACACTCAATAAGTTCTGCGCCTATTTGGTGGTCTATGGCTAAGAGCACAACTGCTTATGTTCCACAGTCATGTTTCTTGGAGAGGCGCGCTACAGATGTTAAGCTGCGAAGTTGCTGCGCTTCCGCCATATTGACGAACGTTTCTGTTATCTCCATGTCTAATGGACTTGGGCTTGGCATAAGATCGTGCAGACTCTTCTTTACGCGAGTGTCCATGATGAAACCACTCTCGCCAGAACCAATAGGAGTCTGCCCTGCTGTCATTTGGAAGTTCAGTGGCGTGCTGAAGGGGAACAGCTTGCGCTAAGACCGATGTTGAACTGGATAGAAAGGGATGGGTTTGAAAACCTCTGGAATTAAGAAAAAGAAGTTCACCATGCCGCTGTAGGTGGAAGAACAAGTGGTATATTTTTCAGTGTTGCAGAAGTGAAGTCGGAGGGTGGCCTGCCAAGACA
Encoded proteins:
- a CDS encoding Putative dynamin stalk domain, GTPase effector domain-containing protein, with protein sequence MTKARAARGNQPIKSEPGALRHHNPHHRNNPSPSPSHSPSVTNTYNGSPEQTRDQTSSYAAPIDVNQSFLRSDAPSISVRNNQGLNSVQTALTNPTFDESEPVLLQVRNRDMDPPVVTMQNDSFLDGSFRDIGAKVKIFNDTLGELQQLGVSHDVALPQLVLVGDQSAGKSSLMSGLAGLNLPRSEGVCTRCPIHIRVSRSGARDRGGPEWSCRVSLQQDYAFRPPPNYNLTKAHVTAENPFPPWVKQPRVVKEFMTIYDQSDIDTVLKWAQIAILNHDQNHQLYIPGTGAITKQSLLDDEAERTLAKFSPNTVALEIKGPDLPDLSFYDMPGIFRNSAREEDEYLVSVVENLARQYISHAGALIIWAVPMNVDPETSSTLSIIRDLRAQDRTIGVMTKADLLPEGNYNQWISMLLGERHKIGHEFFITSRPSDKNLDEQQRWEDALFHQNGSERWPEDFHIFRPRSGVEKLKTALSEKLGKEFAKNLPFIKQKVQARLGEIEGQLSTLPELPNNVELEVRKSLMVFSATVKDTLRARHFSSNYGSLSDCFRDCILQMKPKFVLKDKSDIPVLEISDDDEEAANVTPGNRKRSANGHGQTSSKRQRPTVNGGSFSAAIKTEDGGSTPSTPSRRRPPPPAPLVGSFQQYFNYGAGFRTLAQIRDDIRAKTKAGMPSIVPDEVYEDLCKKAVRDWDKPMATFLHETMSRLQKIVDYALNQAFGSLKKRLIFKESKALMNEFLNVRRAEAMAFLKEIFDMETHQLFTVNRKAFEDYERSESLVLTRYRHVMRWQAFSGEQSDFHDWDKMTPDQRHSEEKKHNSELTKMGSDPFDKELKVAAYVRGYYMLSALRFADTVCLSITSRMMPKIVQDLDFFLEKKLGLAGGHDDTVFTRLMEEDEDTAHNRERLKGELEKFKKALQSITTNELEGASSSSSLEQTQFGSYAESMADSMDMDSI
- a CDS encoding Putative nucleotidyl transferase domain, trimeric LpxA-like superfamily, hexapeptide transferase → MSLQVPYRGKASREAATKAVILVGGPSRGTRFRPLSLDVPKPLFEVAGHPIIWHCLAAIDRVPGKEITEVLIIGYYDETVFRDFIKDAASEFPELTIKYLREYEALGTAGGLYHFRDAILKGHPERLFVLNADVCCSFPLPEMLQLFHDKNAEAVILGTRVSNDAATNFGCIVSDAHTRRVLHYVEKPESQISNLINCGVYLFSTDAIFPSIKTAIKRRTDRPSRLMSYPSSENLESSFIITDEDDEERKNQVIRLEQDILGDFADTKSFFVYETKDFWRQIKTAGSAVPANALYLQKAWQTGSKELAEPSANIIPPVFIHPTAHVDPTAKLGPNVSIGPRVHVGPGARIKEAVVLEDSEIKHDSCVLYSIIGWGSRVGAWARVEGTPTPVGSHTTSIIKNGVKVQSITILGKDCGVGDEIRVQNCVCLPFKELKRDVANEVIM